Proteins from a single region of Struthio camelus isolate bStrCam1 chromosome W, bStrCam1.hap1, whole genome shotgun sequence:
- the LOC104147774 gene encoding activated RNA polymerase II transcriptional coactivator p15, giving the protein MPKSKELVSSSSSASDSDSEVDKKAKRKKQAAPEKPVKKQKTGESSKGAASSKQSSNRDENMFQIGKMRYVSVRDFKGKVLIDIREYWMDQEGEMKPGRKGISLNPEQWNQLKEQISDIDDAVRKL; this is encoded by the exons atgccTAAGTCAAAGGAACTTGTGTCTTCAAGCTCGTCTGCCAGTGATTCAGATAGTGAAGTTGACAAAAAG gcAAAGCGGAAAAAGCAAGCAGCTCCAGAAAAGCCtgtaaagaaacagaagactGGTGAAAGTTCAAAAGGTGCAGCTTCTTCTAAGCAAAGCAGTAACAGAGACGAGAATATGTTTCAG ATTGGCAAAATGAGGTATGTCAGTGTTCGTGACTTTAAAGGGAAAGTCTTAATTGATATTAGAGAATATTGGATGGATCAAGAAGGTGAAATGAAGCCTGGCAGAAAAg gTATTTCTTTAAATCCAGAACAGTGGAACCAGCTGAAAGAACAGATTTCTGATATTGATGATGCAGTAAGAAAACTGTAA